The Kribbella sp. HUAS MG21 genome includes the window TCGTGACAGAAGACTCCGCCAAGGCCGTCCAGGTCGCCGATCTCTCGGTCGACCTGGGCGGTCGTCTCGTGCTCCGGGGCATCGACCTGCGGATCCGCCAGGGCGAGGTGGTCGCCGTGCTCGGCACCAACGGCTCCGGCAAGTCCACGCTGATCAAGACCGTCGTCGGACTGCTGCCCGCGGCGCGCGGCGAGGTCCGGCTGTTCGGGACGCCGGTCCCCCGGTTCCGCGAGTGGCGGCGGGTCGGGTACGTGCCGCAGCGGATCACCGCCGCGGGCGGCGTACCGGCGACCGTGCAGGAGGTCGTGGCGTCCGGTCTGCTCTCCAAGCGGCGGCTCTTCACCCCGCTCGGCGCGTCCGGCAAGCGGGCGATCGACGAGGCGCTGCAGGTCGTCGACATGGCCGACCGGCGCAAGGATGCGGTCGCCGAGCTGTCCGGGGGCCAGCAGCAGCGGGTGCTGATCGCGCGGGCACTGGTGTCCGACCC containing:
- a CDS encoding metal ABC transporter ATP-binding protein; protein product: MTEDSAKAVQVADLSVDLGGRLVLRGIDLRIRQGEVVAVLGTNGSGKSTLIKTVVGLLPAARGEVRLFGTPVPRFREWRRVGYVPQRITAAGGVPATVQEVVASGLLSKRRLFTPLGASGKRAIDEALQVVDMADRRKDAVAELSGGQQQRVLIARALVSDPELLILDEPTAGVDLASQQIFADTIRERVAGGTTVVMVSHDLGPMDALIDRSVVMRRGRIVYDGPPHASQTHAHVHHPHTDDEPGWLSS